One genomic window of Rhodopirellula halodulae includes the following:
- a CDS encoding acyltransferase translates to MIHPTSDCQSKRIGHGTRIWQFTVVLHDAKIGRDCNICSHCFIENNVVIGDRVTVKCGVQLWDGLRVEDDVFIGPNVTFTNDKHPMSRSAEWMCLQTLVESGASIGANATILPGITIGKDAVVGAGSVVTKDVPSGATVVGNPARPIRSINSEA, encoded by the coding sequence TTGATTCACCCAACTTCCGACTGCCAATCGAAGAGAATCGGTCACGGCACCCGAATCTGGCAGTTCACCGTTGTTTTGCATGACGCAAAGATCGGACGTGACTGCAACATTTGCTCTCACTGTTTCATCGAAAATAATGTAGTGATTGGGGACCGTGTTACAGTGAAATGCGGCGTCCAATTATGGGACGGCCTGCGGGTGGAAGATGACGTTTTCATCGGTCCCAACGTGACATTCACCAACGACAAGCACCCAATGAGCCGTTCCGCTGAATGGATGTGCTTGCAAACGCTCGTGGAATCAGGAGCGTCGATTGGTGCAAATGCGACAATCCTTCCAGGAATCACGATTGGGAAAGACGCAGTGGTGGGCGCCGGAAGTGTGGTAACGAAAGATGTTCCTTCGGGGGCAACCGTCGTCGGTAACCCAGCCCGCCCAATACGGTCCATAAACAGCGAAGCTTAG
- a CDS encoding sugar 3,4-ketoisomerase, with product MSLSNCKLIDLPKITDHRGNLTFVEGGSHIPFDIARVYYLYDVPGGAERGGHAHKDLHQLIVAMSGSFDIVLDDGVNKKRFHLNRSYFGLYVGPMIWREMDNFSSGCVCMVLASNRYDESDYYRDYSDFKKAAENNKQ from the coding sequence ATGTCGCTTTCCAATTGCAAGCTGATTGATCTCCCCAAGATAACCGACCATCGGGGTAACCTCACCTTCGTCGAGGGCGGTTCGCACATCCCATTTGACATCGCTCGGGTTTACTACCTGTACGACGTGCCGGGCGGCGCCGAGCGAGGCGGTCATGCACACAAGGATTTGCACCAATTAATCGTCGCGATGTCGGGAAGTTTCGACATTGTTCTCGATGATGGTGTCAACAAGAAACGATTCCATCTAAATCGTTCGTACTTCGGATTGTACGTCGGCCCCATGATCTGGCGTGAGATGGACAATTTTTCGTCCGGCTGCGTCTGCATGGTGCTGGCTTCCAATCGCTATGACGAATCCGACTACTACCGGGACTACAGCGATTTTAAGAAAGCGGCGGAAAACAACAAGCAATGA
- a CDS encoding DegT/DnrJ/EryC1/StrS family aminotransferase, with protein sequence MRVPFLELKPAYLELKEEFDAAYHRVMDSGWYLLGEELSSLEAEYASYCETDHCVGVGSGLDALTLALRAYGIGPGDEVIVPSHTFIATWLSVTHCGATPVPVEPRLDTYNIDVEKIEAAITPRTKAIVPVHLYGQPADMDPVMEIADRHDLVVIEDAAQAQGARYKGRRVGSLGHAAAHSFYPGKNLGAFGDGGAVTTGDQRIANRVRSLRNYGSVKKYHHNEIGFNSRLDELQAAFLRVRLRHLDTWNQRRRDLAATYLSELSPLATRHSILIPTVPDWAAPAWHLFVIQIETRDQLQEELKQKDIGTLVHYPIPNHHSKAYEPYRELSLPIAEGLASKVLSLPMSPSMDLDSAKTVVHTLTASKRNTNDG encoded by the coding sequence ATGAGAGTACCTTTCCTAGAGTTGAAACCAGCCTATCTCGAATTGAAAGAAGAGTTCGATGCGGCCTACCACCGCGTCATGGATTCGGGGTGGTACCTGCTAGGAGAGGAACTCTCTTCGCTCGAAGCGGAATACGCGTCATATTGTGAAACCGATCACTGCGTGGGGGTCGGCAGCGGCCTTGATGCCTTGACGCTGGCGCTCCGCGCGTACGGCATCGGACCCGGTGATGAAGTGATCGTTCCATCGCACACATTCATCGCGACTTGGCTGTCCGTCACCCATTGTGGGGCCACCCCCGTTCCGGTCGAACCCCGCCTTGATACTTACAACATTGACGTGGAGAAAATCGAGGCCGCGATCACACCGCGGACCAAAGCCATCGTTCCAGTGCATCTGTATGGCCAGCCCGCTGACATGGATCCGGTGATGGAAATTGCCGACAGACATGATCTGGTCGTCATCGAGGACGCAGCACAAGCTCAGGGGGCCCGGTACAAGGGGCGCCGTGTGGGATCACTGGGGCACGCCGCCGCGCACAGCTTTTACCCCGGCAAAAACTTGGGTGCCTTTGGTGATGGCGGTGCCGTTACCACCGGCGATCAACGGATTGCGAACCGCGTACGATCGTTACGAAACTATGGCAGTGTCAAAAAATACCACCACAACGAAATCGGCTTCAATTCCCGACTGGACGAACTGCAGGCCGCCTTCCTCCGCGTCCGCTTGCGGCACCTAGATACCTGGAACCAGCGTCGCCGCGACCTCGCCGCCACGTACCTATCCGAACTCTCGCCACTCGCGACTCGCCACTCGATTCTAATTCCCACCGTCCCCGATTGGGCCGCCCCCGCCTGGCACCTCTTTGTCATCCAAATCGAGACTCGGGACCAATTGCAAGAAGAGCTGAAGCAAAAAGACATTGGCACCTTGGTGCACTACCCGATTCCCAACCATCATTCGAAGGCATACGAGCCCTACCGAGAACTCTCACTACCGATTGCGGAAGGACTCGCAAGCAAAGTCTTGAGCCTACCGATGTCCCCGTCAATGGACCTCGACTCTGCCAAAACGGTCGTGCACACACTGACAGCGAGCAAACGCAACACAAACGATGGTTAA